The following proteins are co-located in the Micromonospora viridifaciens genome:
- a CDS encoding error-prone DNA polymerase, translating to MSFHNPKMPWSELEQVLSGRSGDGRSGDGRSGGGRSGKGRSRGSGGERHLHVVDPLAVDADGGDSPAWSRKRQQYEPPELPRPDDAVPYAELHAHSNFSFLDGASHPEELAEEAARLGLTALAVTDHDGFYGVVRFAEAARALHLPTVFGAELSLGLSGPQHGEPDPHGSHLLVLAHGHEGYARLAATISRAQLRGGEKGRPVYGELEEVAAELRDHVLVLTGCRKGHVPAALLTEGVNAAARELDRLTRLFGAETVAVELTDHGHPIDADRNDALAELAAAAGLPTVATNNVHYATPGRRRLATTLAAVRARRSLDELDGWLPAAGTAHLRSGAEMAARFAAYPGAVARAAEFGAELAFDLQLVAPQLPAYPVPPGHTEMSWLRQLTMDGARERYGPPEAHPEAYAQLEHELRMIEELGFPGYFLVVYDIVAFCRAQDIYCQGRGSAANSAVCYALRITNVDAVRHRLLFERFLAPERDGPPDIDVDIESDRREEVIQHVYARYGREHTAQVANVISYRPRSAVRDVAKAFGFSPGQQDAWSKQIDRWGSVAAVDVADIPDEVIAYANQVQTFPRHLGIHSGGMVICDRPVIEVCPVEWGRMPGRSVLQWDKDDCAAVGLVKFDLLGLGMLSALHYGYDLIGMSLDLGDMTLDDPEVYDMLCRADSVGVFQVESRAQMATLPRLKPRVFYDLVVVVALIRPGPIQGGSVHPYIRRKNGQEPVTFPHPLMRNALEKTLGVPLFQEQLMQLAIDLAGFDAAGADQLRRAMGAKRSVERMAQIADRLYAGMAERGITGELADDVYRKLTAFASYGFPESHAMSFAYLVYASSWLKRYHPGPFLAALLNAQPMGFYSPQTLVDDARRHGVEVRRPDINASGAKAVLESTPETRWGSEPGEPPHAWGLGGPAVRLGLGSVRTLGDGVAERIEAERTAHGPYRDMPDLARRVGLTAAQLEALATADAFACFGLTRRQALWAAGAAAQDRPGRLPGTVTGAAAPTLPGMEAVDRLVADVWATGLSPESHPARFIRDRLDALGAVPIARLGQVEPGRRIRVGGIVTHRQRPATAGGVTFLNLEDETGMLNVTCSPGLWQRYRRIARSSGALVVRGRLQRHEGVISLTADRLDAIEPPVTPASRDFR from the coding sequence GTGAGCTTTCACAACCCGAAGATGCCCTGGTCGGAGCTGGAGCAGGTGCTCTCCGGCCGGTCGGGCGACGGCCGGTCGGGCGATGGCCGATCTGGGGGCGGGCGGTCGGGCAAGGGCCGCTCCCGGGGGAGCGGGGGCGAGCGGCACCTGCACGTGGTGGACCCGCTCGCGGTCGACGCCGACGGCGGCGACTCCCCGGCGTGGAGCCGCAAGCGGCAGCAGTACGAGCCGCCCGAGCTGCCCCGCCCGGACGACGCGGTGCCCTACGCGGAGCTGCACGCCCACTCCAACTTCAGCTTCCTCGACGGGGCCAGCCACCCCGAGGAGCTGGCCGAGGAGGCCGCCCGGCTGGGGCTCACCGCGCTCGCCGTCACCGACCACGACGGCTTCTACGGCGTGGTGCGCTTCGCCGAGGCGGCCCGCGCGCTGCACCTGCCGACGGTCTTCGGCGCGGAGCTCTCCCTCGGGCTGTCCGGCCCGCAGCACGGCGAGCCCGACCCGCACGGGTCGCACCTGCTGGTGCTCGCCCACGGCCACGAGGGGTACGCCCGACTGGCCGCCACCATCTCCCGTGCCCAGCTGCGCGGTGGGGAGAAGGGCCGCCCGGTCTACGGCGAGCTGGAGGAGGTCGCCGCCGAGCTGCGCGACCACGTGCTGGTGCTCACCGGCTGCCGCAAGGGGCACGTGCCCGCCGCCCTGCTCACCGAGGGCGTCAACGCCGCCGCCCGGGAGCTGGACCGGCTCACCCGGCTCTTCGGCGCCGAGACGGTGGCGGTGGAGCTGACCGACCACGGCCACCCGATCGACGCCGACCGCAACGACGCGCTGGCCGAGCTGGCCGCCGCGGCGGGGCTGCCCACGGTCGCCACGAACAACGTGCACTACGCCACCCCCGGGCGCCGCCGGCTGGCCACCACCCTGGCCGCGGTCCGGGCCCGGCGCAGCCTCGACGAGCTCGACGGCTGGCTGCCCGCCGCCGGCACCGCCCACCTGCGCAGCGGCGCGGAGATGGCGGCGCGGTTCGCCGCGTACCCGGGGGCGGTGGCGCGGGCCGCCGAGTTCGGCGCGGAACTCGCCTTCGACCTGCAACTGGTCGCGCCGCAGCTGCCGGCGTACCCGGTGCCGCCCGGGCACACCGAGATGAGCTGGCTGCGCCAGCTGACCATGGACGGCGCCCGGGAACGCTACGGCCCGCCCGAGGCGCACCCGGAGGCGTACGCGCAGCTGGAGCACGAGCTCCGGATGATCGAGGAGCTGGGTTTCCCCGGCTACTTCCTGGTGGTCTACGACATCGTCGCGTTCTGCCGTGCGCAGGACATCTACTGCCAGGGCCGGGGCTCGGCGGCCAACTCGGCGGTCTGCTACGCGCTGCGGATCACCAACGTGGACGCGGTGCGGCACCGGCTGCTCTTCGAGCGCTTCCTCGCCCCCGAGCGGGACGGGCCGCCCGACATCGACGTGGACATCGAGTCCGACCGCCGGGAGGAGGTGATCCAGCACGTCTACGCCCGGTACGGCCGGGAGCACACCGCCCAGGTCGCCAACGTCATCTCGTACCGGCCCCGGTCGGCGGTGCGGGACGTGGCCAAGGCGTTCGGCTTCTCGCCCGGCCAGCAGGACGCCTGGAGCAAGCAGATCGACCGGTGGGGCTCGGTGGCGGCGGTGGACGTGGCGGACATCCCCGACGAGGTGATCGCGTACGCCAACCAGGTCCAGACCTTCCCCCGGCACCTGGGCATCCACTCCGGCGGCATGGTGATCTGCGACCGGCCGGTGATCGAGGTCTGCCCGGTGGAGTGGGGGCGGATGCCCGGCCGCAGCGTCCTGCAGTGGGACAAGGACGACTGCGCCGCCGTCGGGCTGGTCAAGTTCGACCTGCTCGGCCTCGGCATGCTCTCCGCGCTGCACTACGGCTACGACCTGATCGGGATGAGCCTCGACCTGGGCGACATGACCCTGGACGACCCAGAGGTCTACGACATGCTCTGCCGGGCCGACTCGGTCGGGGTGTTCCAGGTGGAGAGCCGGGCCCAGATGGCCACCCTGCCCCGGCTCAAGCCCCGCGTCTTCTACGACCTGGTGGTGGTGGTGGCGCTGATCCGTCCCGGCCCGATCCAGGGCGGCTCGGTGCACCCGTACATCCGGCGCAAGAACGGCCAGGAGCCGGTGACGTTCCCGCACCCGCTGATGCGCAACGCGCTGGAGAAGACCCTCGGCGTGCCGCTGTTCCAGGAGCAGCTCATGCAGCTCGCCATCGACCTGGCCGGCTTCGACGCGGCCGGGGCCGACCAGCTGCGCCGGGCGATGGGGGCGAAGCGCTCGGTGGAGCGGATGGCGCAGATCGCCGACCGGCTCTACGCCGGGATGGCCGAGCGGGGCATCACCGGCGAGCTGGCCGACGACGTCTACCGCAAGCTCACCGCCTTCGCCAGCTACGGCTTCCCGGAGAGCCACGCGATGAGCTTCGCCTACCTGGTCTACGCCAGCTCCTGGCTCAAGCGCTACCACCCGGGGCCGTTCCTGGCCGCCCTGCTCAACGCCCAGCCGATGGGCTTCTACTCACCGCAGACCCTGGTCGACGACGCCCGCCGGCACGGCGTGGAGGTACGCCGGCCGGACATCAACGCCAGCGGCGCCAAGGCGGTGCTGGAGTCCACCCCGGAAACCCGGTGGGGGAGCGAGCCGGGCGAGCCGCCGCACGCCTGGGGGCTGGGCGGCCCGGCGGTCCGGCTCGGGCTGGGCAGCGTACGCACCCTCGGCGACGGCGTGGCCGAGCGGATCGAGGCGGAGCGGACGGCGCACGGGCCGTACCGGGACATGCCGGACCTGGCCCGGCGGGTCGGCCTGACCGCCGCGCAGCTGGAGGCGCTGGCCACCGCGGACGCCTTCGCCTGCTTCGGGCTGACCCGGCGGCAGGCCCTCTGGGCCGCCGGCGCGGCCGCGCAGGACCGGCCGGGCCGGCTGCCCGGCACGGTGACCGGCGCGGCCGCGCCCACCCTGCCCGGCATGGAGGCGGTGGACCGGCTGGTCGCCGACGTCTGGGCCACCGGTCTGTCCCCGGAGAGCCATCCGGCGCGGTTCATCCGCGACCGGCTGGACGCCCTGGGCGCGGTGCCGATCGCCCGGCTCGGCCAGGTGGAGCCGGGCCGGCGGATCCGGGTCGGCGGGATCGTCACCCACCGGCAACGGCCGGCGACCGCCGGCGGGGTGACCTTCCTCAACCTGGAGGACGAGACCGGGATGCTCAACGTCACCTGCTCGCCGGGGCTGTGGCAGCGCTACCGGCGGATCGCCCGGAGCAGCGGGGCGCTGGTGGTGCGGGGCCGGTTGCAGCGGCACGAGGGCGTCATCAGCCTCACCGCGGACCGGCTGGACGCCATCGAGCCGCCGGTCACCCCGGCCTCCCGCGACTTCCGCTGA